CCCTGTTACAGTCAATTTCTCTAATTGGGCTATTACCAAAGGAAtttcaaaatggagctgcctACATGCAGGGGGGTTTTCTTATCTTTACAACAACATTTAGGCACCGATCCATTCATTTGACCTTAAAGTCTCCCTGTCCTTGGAGCAGCAATGCAGCAACCATCATGGTCATGTGCCGTGCGCATTGTTTATGCGCCGTTTAAACAGTTTTAAAGTCACgctaaatgaaaaatgtctaaCAACATCAAAACAGCTGTATGATATGTGTGTACGCATTACAGATTGGACTAACTTAAACTCATATTGGGGTAATTCAAACCATTAGAGGTTTGTTTCTGGATGGTTTCTGGATTTGCTGAGTAAACCTCAAATCTGGAGCAGGCGCAGATCAAAAGCCTGCTCTGGATTTCCTTCAGCAACATTGTTTAGATAATTCAATAAAACTGCCTCTGAGAACGAGCTGCAGGACTTGAGACGATAACAAGGGGGAAGCTGGATCCCCCAGCGCTCCAAGGTCTTTATGCTTGTGCACTTGTGTGGACATCCTGCAACAGGTCTGAACTGCACACAATCAAACCACCGTGACTCCAGCAGTTTGACGCCTGGCTGGTGACCTCTGTCACACATCTCTCTGCGTTTCCTGCCTCTGTTTACATTCAAAATATTCAACGAAGCCAAATTACCAAgagtaaagaaaaaacagaaagtatCTTTCTGTTAGGCAAACTATGTTTCGGGATCTATGAGCAGATAAAGTTAGATCACAGCTCAGTAGATCGGGCAGACCGTGCTGCTATACCTCCATGCGCTTCTCTGCAGACCTGGGGTTAAAGGCAGCTCCTGGTTTAGGGTTTTGCAGCAGGTTTCACTGTCCTCACATATAAGAACTGGTTTTTGCTTCCTTTATACTCCTGACTTTGATGTTTCTGGTTCAGTAACTTACTGTACATAAACAGCTGCACAGGGCCTGAGCGTACTGAGCTCTAGTGACATTGTCAGTGTTCTCAATCATTCACCAGTCCACTGAACTCACAGTCAACTCACAGCTGTGACGTCAACACTAGTGTACACATGCTACCTTGTGGCTGACAGTCAACCATGACTTAAAATGACTTGTGAAATATCAAAGGGTGCGACACTAAAAATCCATATCAAACCATTGGAGACATTTGGGAAATGATCAACTAATGTAGGAGATCAGTGACAATATTTCTCTTACAAGAAAACTATGATAACAAGAACATGTGTGGAGGCAAAGAGCTCATTTCAGTGACGCGTATTGTTTTCATTGGGTGCATTCAGAAATAACGCACTACCAACGCTAAAAATGATCTTGAATAGAACTTTATGGATTTGATGTCtaacaaattattattattattattattattattattattttacagtgtTGACCTTAATAAAGCATGTCTTTATAATGggttcaaattaaaaaaatcaaatgaattaaattaaagGAACACGCACATGGTAAGACGTATTTTGCTCCCACTCTCAAACACTCTGCAGGACGTTCTTTTAAAAAGTAGTCATATTTTAAATAGAAAAACCTGAAATCAGCTTGCACCTTGCACATGCATTTAAACGACCTGTATAAAACTGCATTACAAGCTCAGTTTGATGAGCTGGAGTTATTTACTGAAAGTAGCATGAAAACATCTCTGCCTGTGCAgtagaaaatgtgatgaaagggatttcttttttttttttttttaatctgtgctGTTTGACATTTAGTTtctaagtgaaaaaaaaaaactgtagaaTTAAGAGTGCattgaaaaaaacataaaaatacatctATTTGTGGGTTGCATTTTGTTCCTCTTGCTGGTCCGCAGATTGTCCATCTACACTTGACCAAACACATCTATTGTTTGTGGGAGTAAATCCACAGATGACAGACTCCTAACACTCAGGTCAGATTAAGGTCAGACTGTGGCATTAGATTAGACTCGGACTGtaactgtttttgttgtcaGAAGACATCACCTTCTTCTGCTCCCCATTTTTACCACATGATGCAAGATAGTCTAcagattattattaatattatcatcattatcatcactattattattagaattattataAAAGCTTACCTGGCGTCATTGTAGGCGACATCGAGCCATTCCCCGACTTCAGCCTTCACGTAGGTGGAGTTGGGATAGGGCGGCCTCAGCATCCCGCCAGGGTACCACTGTTCTGGACGCGCCACGCTCCTGTCATATGGATTACACAAGGCGATGCTGGCTCCTGTGCCGTGTGCGTTCATCATCTGCCTCGAACCCCAAAACTGAGAGTTGTACTTGTCATTAAAAGTGTAATTGGTGCCGCACAACACCCCGCTTGATTCAGGGTCCTCCGATTTGATATTCAGGCTGTACTGTTCTGGCTGATAACCAGCGAACTTGTTCTCCATGGCTTCCCCGAAGTCTCTCGCTTCGTTGGGTGGCTTGTAGACTCGGCACGGCCTCTCTGCAGCCGTCTGGCCGAAGTGTGCCAAATTGCCTGGCGTGGAATGGGCATAGGGGCAAGAGGCACGCGCTGTGTCCAGATGATCTATCTCTTCTGAAGTTATGTCATCAGTCTTGCACAATGTGAAGTTCTGTTCGTCCACACATGTCCGAGTGGTGGAGAGGTGTCGTAAATGCGCAGCCGTCTCTGAACTTTTGAATACATCCACCAGTTGCTTCTGGCCGTGCAGGGGCCGGTCATCCCGGTCGGGGCACTTGTACTCGGTGACAGCGGCCTGGGATCCGGGACAGCTCAGAGGCACTGCTCCGACTCCGAACAGGTACTCTCCCCGGATGCGCTCGTTTGCGGCGCATGGTGGGAGAGCAGCGTCCATGTCGCTCGCCTCGCTGGACTCCATGGCCAGTCCCAGCGACACGGACACAGCCTTGCAGAGCTCCCTGGCTGTTTCTGAGATTGTGGCGCAGGCAGAAAAAGAGCGGCTGTCGCCCACACGGCAGTCAGCGTTTAACAACTCCTCccgaggagcagcagctgtttgacagcACTGCTTTTCCATGTCACAGGCGAGCGCATGAACGTGTCCGGATCCGTAAGTGTTCGGGTCCGCATTGTCTGCTTCTCTGAGCCTGCCGGCACCGTTCCCCGCTGAGTTTTTGGTGACATAGAGCGCACTTTCCTCACTGTTTTGCGCCATGCTGAGAGCGTTCACAACGTCGCACGTCTTTATTTTCTCCCCCCCTGTCCAAAATGTGTTACAAGATAACTGTCGGTTAGTTTGGCTCATTTCCCAGAAAGTGTTTACTTGGGAAAGAGACTGGAACTTTGCACGATTGATGTGTCCGCGCGTCCCAGTAACTGTTAGCGCTCGACCCAGCACTCGCACGTTGTGGAAAGCGTTTTGGTAAAGGTCTTTGGAGAGCAGCAGGAGTCACAAACTCCTCCTAAACTGAGATCTTCAGAGTGAGAGACGCTCAAGTTCGGTTTGGCTGAGGGTGAATTCAGGAAAGGGCTTATATCCGATAAGCATAGATATTTTCCCccactgaaataaaagcagtgcATTGATAATTAATTCGCCCGATTTGGTATTCTGAGATGTTTGGGCTGAGGAGAGATGTGAATTGACGTTTATTATTAACGCGCCGTGCCTGTAGGCTACAGACAAACCAACCCTCTCATTTGTGTTATATTGTGCTTCCTGTCGCCAGTTGTTTTTACTCAAActcttaaatgtattttcatgatATTTTTATGGCTTTACTGGAGCACAAACCCATCTCCATCTCACGCCATACGTTGCCTAACACCATAAATTGAGAAGCTGAAGTTAATCATGTTCCAGATTAACTTCACGGTGCTCCTAAATTTGCATGCTGGTAACACAGTAACTGGTAAGTTACCAGATGATTCAGATTCCAGGTAATATGTGCATACAGATTcagtaaagtaaataaagaaCATAACATGCAGTGATGAACAACACATTTTCTAAGTGACACACAGACGCTTGACAGTTACCTCCACACACTCAATTTAACAATCAGATTTATGCTATAAAGTGGCACTTCCAGGGTTTATTTGCTAACCCCTTACACCCTGATTCCCCCCTGGATATTTTAAAGTCCCCCTCAAttcacaaatgtgttttgatgtttgatCTTCCCCATGCAGACTTTCACACTGTTGGCTGTTTTCATGTCCACCTGAAGgatgtttttctgtgctcaccTTAAATGTGAGCAATGAGCATAACTTCATGACATCACAGCTAGTTTGGAAGCCAGTCACGGTCCACTTTGAAACTTACATAAGTGTGATGTGGGAGCTTGAAGCCTCCATTGCACACAAACCGGGAATGGACATCTTGTGTTGACAGACGaacttttaaaatgaataatatttGCGCATTCACACACTCAGCGTTTGCAGTAAGGAACGGTGATTTTTCAACAAGATTACTGAGCTTTTTGTAGCCTTAGGTATGTCTTCATTTCCAGAGCTGTTTTCATCAAAAACCCCCCTGACAATGAAGAAAATGCTGCTTGGCACTCCACCTGACACCCAGGTGCTGCACCATCCTATTACTGTGGCAGTGAGCTAATTTAAAGAAACTTTTTTAATCATTGTGTGTTTACTCACAGTAACAGTGAGACAacagtgccaccatgaggccaaataggaaaacacaacattagcCATTTGCATCCAGAATACGCTTATTAAAAACTATAAAACTCTGACATACCACAATCTCTACTagccccttttttttttctttaatcatttttgacTTCTGGCAGCAGAACATTATTAAAATCAAATGGTTTGATGAAGTCCAGGGAGTTGAGAGCTTAATTTAATGAAACGAATGAATTAGACAAGTATGCATTTAAGGGTTAAACATTTAAAAGGATTTCTGCAGTGTGACAATATGACACATGCAGCTGCTCCTTCCATCACTTCTTTGCAGGTACAGTATATGACGCGTGAGGCACTGTGGctagaatttaaaataatgatatGAAGGGAGTTTGTGATGGGTGGGTTAGTGGGCCTGAAGAGGTTAAATGAAACTGCAGATATGTGCGTCAAAATCGGAGGTCAAGGGGACATAGTAGATGCGACTAATTATTTCAAGTTCATGTCACCTCAGTGACTACACAATGAAATGCATAATGCAGACAGACATATAGTGATGGATTCAGATCCTACAGGCACTGCAAGCTGAAAACAGGATTTGTGACCTGGTCAGCATGGTGTGACTCCCCTCCCAGTCCTTCCACCTCAATGACAAAACATGTCCTTTGCCAAAGGTTGAAGAGTATATGTGATACATATTTTTAGTTTATAGCCTATTACAGCATAAGCTCATTTTTTCCCAGTAGGTTACAAATTAATGTGTACACACTGGTAACCATATTTATACCACGACTGGTGTTACTCCTGCAGTTATGCTACTTCAAAGAATGTACACCATATTTGTAAGTACATGTTTTAGACACTGAACGCTACATAAGGGCATGCAGTAAAAGACCACGgggagcaaacagcagcagacctTTATTCTTACTAATAATGATGTTTTGAATAAACTGCTTTAATGGAGATTCttgactgtgtgttttatgttataTGAATGAATGTTGGTGCTTGTGCAGCGTAGGGGGATTCGGTGATCTGCAGACTTCAGCCCAACCCAACCCAAGTATGTAAATAatgtcagcaaaatgtacttcaagtatgaaaatagtttttattgttttgtgttgtaTTAGCGTACAAACTGCTGAAACATTAACATTGAAAAGTAAAAGCTCAATACGCagtaaaatcagtgttttactattatgtgtgatgtttttggattaatattatgGCTACAttcatgtgtatgttgcattttactggtGTAGAAGTTCAAGGTTGAGCTAAATagtactttatatactgttgggtcATTTAATCTACATCAATGCATAATGTTTGTAACAtagctgtcctgtgagaaccatgtgtctttaaaaagtcaccttttcatgagctcagaaaatcAGACCTGCTTTCAGCTTCGTCACAATGCATTTCCCATGTGATCCAATGTTTTTCTAAAACTGTTAAAGAAGTGGCAGAGTTCTCTCAACCTGTTAAAAGTCAAATTCAGATTTATCAGaaaaaatcaaattcaaaatcacaAAATCTGGAGATATATGGTTTTTATTGGACAGCGAGTGCATGATAAATTGTAATCTGAACAGTAACTAATTagaaacacatgcagtaacaaaaaaaaaggaagtccaatatttgcttctgaaatgtagtgtaaaattgaaatactgaagtacagtGCTAAAGTACAGtgcttcagtaaatgtacttttgtTAAAAGGTTTTAAAATGGCTGACGAGTAGTGTTAAAATGGCACTTGACCAGTTTTATGAGCCTGTTTATTTTATCATGAACAGTGCCACTAAGCCTGTGAAACAGTGACATGATGTCCTCTTTGGCTCTGGAGGGAGCGCTAAAATCTATGGATGCGTTTCATTAGTCGTTCCACTTCGCCTCATTCACTTTGCCTCAGCCCTTATTATTAGCATATGCCACGCAGAGGCCACttggagagcagagggaaagcAGGCGGGGGATTTAAAAGGAAGGCACTCACCTTTGCCCAATAAATAGTTAAACTGAGAAAACTATGTAGCTTACAGCCAGATTGAGTTACTGTAATTCAAGTATATAGTAATTGCAATTAGTTTGATTATGATTAATTATATTTAATAAACAAGGTGGTGCTGCATTTTCTTCAAGGCCCTGAAGGTGGACTCTATATTTGTGCCTGCAATAATAACTTGCTGTGCAGCCGTCGATAGATGCTAAGGTGTGTAATAGACCTTCTGGTCCAGGTTTTGGTGTGATTCTAGGCTGCTCCATAACATCTGCTTGGGAGTAGGGCTCATTGAAGCGGCTGTGTAAGACGCATGTCGGGACAAAGTGGATCTAGTCCCTTGTGCTTTTGAGTTCAGTGGTGCCGTGGATCAAATAAACAGGGAATCAAAACACTACTGTCTTTTTTTAACAACTGATTGTGGAACTTTGTTATTTTCTAATACAGAGAAACttgacttctctctctctgaaatgaaGTTTAAAGGTTTATTTCTTCCAAAACTCAAAGGAATTGCATTTCTGGACATAAAGtgagaataaaacacacacgTAATGTTGAATCagaactgctgctgcatgcaCAGGTGAAGGTGAGTGAGAGGGAGTCGTCTTTAAATGAGAAGTGATCAGGTGAGCTCAATCAACAAGGGCCCATTAGTGATGAGGAAAAATAGGGATCTTTACTACAGCCACCCCTAAAGTTCTAGAGAGAAATATGATCAAAGACCACACCATAATTAAATGATGTTTCCAGGTAAGGCAGGGAGTGGGATTAAATGAGGTACAGGCCTGACATGGGACTAGTCTTTGATTACAGCTTCAGCTGTCCTGATTCAGCCATCGTTGCTTTGTAGGATGTGGGTCACTTTCAGGCCAAAGGGCTCCTGGTAGCTCAGAGTCAAAATCATCACAATGGACTTTAAACTGCAGATCTGCTTCATCCCTTTGATACATTGCCATCTTTGTAGCAATAGTAGGTAGGATTTGGTGAAATGTGTCCAAAAATGATCAGACAATATCAGTGTGCCGCTGACATTGTTGATTGAGGAGATTGGAGTGAGGGTAACACACCAGAGGGAGCAATGCATCATGTTGTTTCATGATGAGAAGGTTTGGGGTGACTGGATCAGCATCTGCAATACCCTAATACCTTGCCAAGTGGCAGCACCTCTAGCTCTAAGATATTGGACTTCGTTATCTTTAAAACGAGCAGGAGGTCAAATTTCATAACGTCCGACGGTTCCCTTAACGGCTATGCATCCATGACAATAGTGGAAGCAGCCTTGGCTCTGCACACGTCTGGCTGAGGCTGCTGAAATGTGCTCTGgcgaggtggtggaggtggggttTGGCCTTCCCGTGTGCATTAGGCAATGAGCACTTGATTAGTTATGGATGGTCCTGAGCTGATTGCCTCATGCATCAGGGGAAACCACTGCCAGCTGCCTGTCATGGCCACCCCGTGATCATACCCTTTTGTTGTGGGAGACTTTCATATCctccaaagacaaagaaaggcaAATCTAAGTAACTGATGGGGGTAGCACAACAACATTGTCAGTCCTTCATGTTaggaaaacatttgttttcaaaatatTGTTGCTTATTGGTTTGGTTTGGATATTATACCACATGCAGGTATGATTCCACAGGACCTTGTATGTCTTTTTGAGTTTTTCCCTTAATTTTGTCACTTGTATCCAAAGCAGCTTCAC
This region of Chaetodon trifascialis isolate fChaTrf1 chromosome 16, fChaTrf1.hap1, whole genome shotgun sequence genomic DNA includes:
- the ar gene encoding androgen receptor, yielding MSQTNRQLSCNTFWTGGEKIKTCDVVNALSMAQNSEESALYVTKNSAGNGAGRLREADNADPNTYGSGHVHALACDMEKQCCQTAAAPREELLNADCRVGDSRSFSACATISETARELCKAVSVSLGLAMESSEASDMDAALPPCAANERIRGEYLFGVGAVPLSCPGSQAAVTEYKCPDRDDRPLHGQKQLVDVFKSSETAAHLRHLSTTRTCVDEQNFTLCKTDDITSEEIDHLDTARASCPYAHSTPGNLAHFGQTAAERPCRVYKPPNEARDFGEAMENKFAGYQPEQYSLNIKSEDPESSGVLCGTNYTFNDKYNSQFWGSRQMMNAHGTGASIALCNPYDRSVARPEQWYPGGMLRPPYPNSTYVKAEVGEWLDVAYNDARFEAGREHMFPMEFFFPPQRTCLICSDEASGCHYGALTCGSCKVFFKRAAEGKQKYLCASKNDCTIDKLRRKNCPSCRLRKCFEAGMTLGARKLKKIGQQKNPEEEHPVQDPSEVVQNISPKSGLSFNSQLVFLNILESIEPEVVNAGHDYGQPDSAATLLTSLNELGERQLVKVVKWAKGLPGFRNLHVDDQMTVIQHSWMGVMVFALVWRSYKNVNGRMLYFAPDLVFNEHRMHISTMYEHCIRMRHLSQEFLLLQITQEEFLCMKALLLFSIIPVEGLKSQKYFDELRLTYINELDRLINHRMTNNCSQRFYQLTRLMDSLQMTVKKLHQFTFDLFVQAQSLPTKVSFPEMIGEIISVHVPKILAGLAKPILFHE